A section of the Methanoregula formicica SMSP genome encodes:
- a CDS encoding Holliday junction resolvase-like protein: MPVSEILIAVAAFFSGIVVAYLFFRARVVIFKERARNDLDRWKQECTEAIRKDSVNRSRSTLKGKIAEQMAPFLPGFPYSAADARFIGSPVDFIVFDGYSTAKDGDFGEVSIVLVEVKQGKGKLTRGESLVRRAVEGGRVSWKTVTIQNEDAGPD; this comes from the coding sequence GTGTCAGAAATCCTCATCGCAGTTGCTGCATTCTTCTCCGGCATCGTGGTTGCGTACCTTTTCTTTCGTGCCCGGGTAGTCATATTCAAAGAGCGGGCAAGAAACGACCTCGATCGCTGGAAGCAGGAATGCACAGAGGCAATCCGGAAGGACTCCGTTAACCGGTCACGGTCAACGCTAAAGGGAAAGATCGCGGAACAGATGGCACCGTTTCTTCCCGGGTTCCCCTACTCTGCTGCGGACGCCCGCTTCATCGGGAGCCCGGTCGATTTCATTGTCTTTGACGGGTACTCAACAGCAAAAGACGGAGATTTTGGGGAGGTCAGCATTGTGCTGGTCGAGGTGAAACAGGGGAAAGGGAAACTGACCCGCGGGGAGTCGCTGGTCCGGAGGGCTGTCGAGGGGGGCAGGGTCAGCTGGAAGACAGTAACGATACAAAACGAGGATGCCGGGCCTGACTAA
- a CDS encoding DUF2769 domain-containing protein: MFESSKPVIEDTEENRKICRNYCTRCPNAKHHCLDKHQPTELFCARGPSSATSMKMMGCFCQACEIYIKNHLRGGFFCVRR, translated from the coding sequence ATGTTTGAATCCAGCAAACCTGTCATCGAAGATACCGAAGAGAACCGGAAGATCTGCCGGAACTACTGTACGCGGTGCCCGAATGCCAAGCACCACTGCCTGGACAAGCACCAGCCCACCGAGCTCTTCTGTGCCCGCGGCCCCTCTTCGGCAACATCCATGAAGATGATGGGGTGCTTCTGCCAGGCCTGCGAGATCTACATAAAGAACCACCTCCGTGGCGGGTTCTTCTGTGTGCGGCGATAA
- a CDS encoding pyridoxamine 5'-phosphate oxidase family protein has product MQKETPMCHSREVTRQGEMITVALSSEVKESLEGTKIVFFATASKSGIPNAVPVGAFKLLDEATLLISDQFFNKTLANMKENPNVAVTWWGDKGGFQVKGTVTIHTDDKVFSDDVD; this is encoded by the coding sequence GTGCAGAAGGAAACACCTATGTGCCATTCCCGTGAAGTAACCCGGCAGGGTGAAATGATCACGGTTGCACTCAGCAGCGAGGTTAAGGAGTCCCTTGAAGGGACAAAGATTGTCTTTTTTGCAACGGCGTCAAAGAGCGGGATCCCCAACGCGGTGCCGGTGGGGGCGTTCAAGCTCCTTGACGAGGCAACGCTCCTCATCTCCGACCAGTTCTTTAACAAGACCTTAGCGAACATGAAAGAAAACCCGAACGTGGCGGTCACCTGGTGGGGGGACAAGGGAGGATTCCAGGTGAAAGGGACCGTGACCATCCACACGGACGACAAGGTCTTTTCAGACGACGTTGACTGA
- a CDS encoding MarR family winged helix-turn-helix transcriptional regulator → MDETEEQLYNALGGLLKIKNECSCSVFSECGLSDMTVKQIAYLKVINEQGEVTFSRLAELTGTSKPTVTEMINRCVRMDCVYREPCPDDRRIQYIRLTDKGRMIARAEQAALERVAERMLDALDEQERDLLVRILRKVR, encoded by the coding sequence ATGGACGAGACAGAGGAGCAGCTGTACAATGCATTAGGCGGGCTGCTGAAGATCAAGAACGAATGTTCCTGCTCTGTCTTCTCCGAATGCGGCCTCTCCGATATGACCGTAAAGCAGATCGCGTACCTGAAAGTGATCAATGAACAGGGCGAGGTCACGTTCAGCAGGCTTGCCGAGCTCACCGGGACATCAAAGCCCACGGTGACCGAGATGATCAACCGCTGCGTCCGGATGGACTGCGTGTACCGCGAGCCGTGTCCCGATGACCGCCGGATCCAGTATATCCGGCTCACGGACAAGGGCCGTATGATCGCCCGGGCCGAACAGGCGGCCCTTGAACGGGTTGCTGAACGGATGCTGGATGCGCTCGATGAACAGGAACGGGACCTGCTGGTCAGGATCCTGCGGAAGGTCCGGTAA
- the lon gene encoding endopeptidase La translates to MIEETMQTTTKDTPGETLVIPLFELVVYPQTQTKFGVDRTTGDLILKAEGTTGAAHAVALTVRSGVRASELTAGSLYRTGNLLEVVHVEPSDDGYIICAEVVERVTALAIMEREGRFYTTYRSLPDEQDIEKELQERILADIKLTIHETSSRFSGSEHFTRPIDSMDSIDQVLGFVMPFLPVSVEEKQALLEISSVRQRYITFLELLIRTRDTIAIRMEMAKKVSDRVGKSNREAMLREQMRVIREELGEEDGPAADSGYRERIGQSTMPEDVKKKALSELRKLETGGPQNHESSVIRNWLDLLLDLPWTTEEKKSIDIKEARKVLESHHNGLAKVKERIIQHLAVMKLKKEKQGSILLFSGPPGTGKTSLGKSIAEALGRKYVRISLGGVRDEAEIRGHRRTYVGALPGRIIQGIRKAGTQNPVFVLDEIDKLASSYAGDPASALLEVLDPEQNSTFSDHYLEVPYDLSDVLFIATANTLATIPAPLLDRMEQIPISGYTKNEKFAIAKDHLIPAVLAEHGLDADTLRFDDEATKMIIDKYTREAGVRWLRKQLAKAARYVSEKIVEGETEKPFTITVENLGTVLGRELIRQEVIRKEPVPGVVTGLAWTPVGGEILFIEETFMPGTGKLTLTGQLGDVMKESATISLSLIRSRLAGQQTGFDFMTSDIHIHVPSGATPKDGPSAGVTLFTALASLITGKTADPELAMTGEITLSGSVLPVGGIKEKVLAAHRAGIKKVILPRENLRDLEDVPEDVRADLAFVPVESVEDVLREALGITLSRTLGRHPANSAVPVQDL, encoded by the coding sequence ATGATTGAGGAGACAATGCAAACCACAACAAAAGACACACCCGGAGAGACGCTGGTCATCCCGCTCTTCGAGCTGGTCGTCTACCCCCAGACACAGACAAAATTCGGGGTGGACAGGACAACCGGAGACCTGATCCTGAAAGCAGAAGGAACAACCGGAGCCGCCCACGCGGTGGCGCTCACCGTCAGGAGCGGAGTCAGGGCATCCGAACTGACTGCCGGGTCCCTGTACCGGACCGGAAACCTGCTGGAGGTGGTGCACGTAGAGCCATCCGACGACGGTTATATCATCTGCGCAGAAGTCGTCGAGAGAGTGACCGCTCTTGCGATAATGGAGCGGGAGGGGCGGTTCTATACCACCTACCGGTCACTGCCGGACGAACAGGACATCGAGAAAGAGTTGCAGGAACGGATCCTTGCCGACATCAAGCTCACCATCCACGAGACGAGCAGCCGGTTCTCGGGCTCCGAGCACTTCACGCGCCCCATCGACAGCATGGACTCGATCGACCAGGTGCTGGGCTTCGTCATGCCCTTCCTCCCGGTCAGCGTTGAGGAGAAGCAGGCGCTTCTCGAGATCTCGTCGGTCCGGCAGCGGTACATCACGTTCCTCGAACTCCTCATCCGGACCCGGGACACGATCGCGATCCGGATGGAGATGGCAAAGAAAGTCTCCGACCGGGTTGGCAAATCCAACCGGGAGGCCATGCTCCGCGAGCAGATGCGGGTAATCCGGGAGGAACTGGGCGAAGAGGACGGCCCGGCGGCAGACAGCGGGTACCGCGAGCGCATCGGGCAGTCGACAATGCCGGAGGACGTAAAAAAGAAGGCACTTTCAGAGCTGCGAAAACTCGAGACGGGCGGGCCGCAGAACCATGAGAGTTCCGTGATCCGGAACTGGCTCGATCTGCTGCTCGACCTGCCCTGGACAACGGAAGAAAAGAAGAGCATTGACATCAAAGAGGCACGAAAGGTTTTGGAGAGCCACCACAACGGCCTCGCGAAGGTGAAGGAGCGGATCATCCAGCACCTCGCGGTCATGAAACTCAAAAAGGAGAAGCAGGGATCCATCCTCCTCTTCTCCGGCCCGCCCGGGACCGGCAAGACGAGCCTCGGGAAGAGTATTGCCGAGGCGCTGGGCCGGAAGTACGTCCGGATCAGCCTTGGTGGCGTGCGGGACGAGGCCGAGATCCGGGGCCACCGCCGTACCTATGTCGGTGCCCTGCCGGGCAGGATCATCCAGGGTATCCGGAAAGCCGGGACCCAAAACCCGGTATTCGTGCTGGACGAGATCGACAAGCTGGCCTCGTCCTACGCGGGCGACCCGGCAAGCGCACTCCTCGAAGTCCTTGACCCCGAGCAGAACAGCACCTTCTCGGATCACTACCTCGAAGTCCCGTACGACCTCTCGGACGTGCTCTTCATTGCAACGGCCAACACGCTTGCAACCATCCCGGCACCGCTCCTCGACCGTATGGAACAGATCCCCATCTCGGGATACACCAAGAACGAGAAGTTCGCCATAGCAAAAGACCATCTCATCCCGGCAGTCCTCGCCGAGCACGGCCTCGATGCCGACACCCTCCGGTTCGATGATGAGGCCACAAAGATGATCATCGACAAGTATACCCGGGAGGCAGGTGTCCGCTGGCTCAGGAAACAGCTGGCGAAAGCCGCACGGTACGTCTCCGAGAAGATCGTTGAAGGGGAGACAGAAAAGCCTTTTACGATAACGGTGGAGAACCTGGGCACGGTCCTTGGCAGGGAACTGATCCGCCAGGAGGTAATCCGGAAAGAACCGGTCCCGGGCGTTGTCACCGGGCTTGCCTGGACGCCGGTCGGGGGCGAGATCCTCTTTATCGAAGAGACGTTCATGCCGGGCACCGGCAAGCTCACCCTCACCGGCCAGCTCGGGGACGTCATGAAGGAGTCGGCGACCATCTCGCTCTCCCTGATCCGGTCCCGGCTTGCAGGGCAGCAGACCGGCTTTGACTTCATGACAAGCGACATCCACATCCACGTGCCCTCCGGTGCAACACCCAAGGACGGCCCGTCAGCAGGGGTCACGCTGTTTACCGCGCTCGCGTCGCTCATCACCGGGAAGACGGCGGATCCGGAACTTGCCATGACCGGGGAGATCACGCTTTCCGGATCGGTCCTGCCGGTGGGCGGGATCAAGGAGAAGGTGCTCGCAGCCCACCGGGCAGGGATAAAAAAAGTGATCCTCCCGCGGGAGAATCTCCGCGACCTTGAAGACGTGCCGGAAGACGTGCGCGCAGACCTCGCGTTCGTGCCGGTGGAGTCGGTCGAAGACGTGCTCCGGGAGGCGCTCGGGATCACCCTCTCCCGTACTCTGGGCCGGCATCCCGCAAACAGTGCAGTCCCGGTCCAGGACCTCTGA
- a CDS encoding DUF2769 domain-containing protein, whose protein sequence is MMKPDTTKVEDSDANVQTCMKYCGSCPSYRQNALSRYEPGWLFCSRGTSAAPRMKEAGCFCPACELFARHSLVIGHFCERH, encoded by the coding sequence ATGATGAAACCTGACACCACAAAGGTGGAGGATTCTGATGCAAACGTGCAGACCTGCATGAAGTACTGCGGTTCCTGCCCGAGCTACCGGCAGAACGCCCTCAGCCGGTACGAGCCCGGCTGGCTCTTCTGTTCCCGGGGGACGTCGGCTGCACCCCGGATGAAAGAAGCCGGCTGCTTCTGCCCGGCCTGTGAGCTCTTTGCCCGGCACAGTCTTGTCATCGGGCATTTTTGCGAACGGCACTGA
- a CDS encoding MFS transporter, with amino-acid sequence MDPSLKISLTPSLRYTVLFIALLAGFITPFDGSAVNIALPSISAEFHMDAVSLSWISTAYLLAAAVFLVPFGRIADIYGRKRVFLYGIGIFTISSFLVTMVPTTTLLVLARTLQGFGGALIYGTSIAILTSVFPTGERGKALGIYVTAVFVGLMAGPLLGGLLTDYFGWRSIFFVNIPLGIMACLLIVTKLDGEWAECAGESFDFTGSVLYALALIALMYGFSEVPGMAGLLLIPAGLVIGMVFVWYETRTPSPVLDMHLFTTNRVFTFSNLAALINYSATYAVTFLLSLDLQYTKGFSPEYAGLVLIIQPAVMALFSPVAGRLSDRIDPQIVASAGMGLGAIGLFLLSFLSASTPLSYIIICLVIFGAGLGLFSSPNINAIMSAVEKRQYGVASGMNGTMRVIGQMLSMGIAMMIFALVLGRVEITPEFYPQFLTSLRYAFVLFTVLCIIGIGASLMRAKKPA; translated from the coding sequence TTGGATCCATCCCTGAAAATCTCCCTGACCCCCTCCCTGCGCTATACCGTGCTTTTCATAGCGCTGCTTGCCGGGTTTATCACCCCCTTTGACGGTTCTGCGGTAAACATCGCGCTCCCGTCCATCAGCGCGGAGTTCCACATGGATGCAGTCTCCCTCTCGTGGATCTCGACTGCGTACCTCCTTGCTGCGGCGGTCTTTCTCGTCCCGTTCGGCAGGATTGCCGACATCTATGGCAGGAAACGGGTTTTTTTGTACGGCATCGGAATCTTCACCATATCTTCATTCCTCGTAACAATGGTTCCCACCACGACTCTCCTCGTCCTGGCCCGGACCCTCCAGGGGTTCGGCGGCGCCCTTATCTATGGCACCAGCATCGCCATCCTCACCTCGGTCTTTCCCACCGGGGAGCGCGGGAAGGCACTGGGGATCTATGTGACGGCGGTCTTTGTTGGTCTCATGGCCGGGCCGCTTCTCGGTGGCCTGCTCACCGATTACTTTGGCTGGCGGAGCATCTTCTTTGTCAACATCCCCCTCGGGATCATGGCCTGTCTCCTCATTGTCACCAAACTTGACGGCGAATGGGCGGAGTGCGCGGGGGAGTCCTTTGATTTCACCGGGTCAGTGCTGTACGCGCTCGCCCTCATTGCCCTGATGTACGGGTTCTCGGAAGTGCCGGGCATGGCAGGCCTTCTCCTTATTCCTGCCGGCCTTGTCATCGGTATGGTCTTTGTCTGGTACGAGACGCGAACCCCCTCCCCCGTCCTTGACATGCACCTCTTCACGACAAACCGCGTTTTCACGTTCTCGAATCTCGCCGCCCTGATCAATTACAGCGCAACCTATGCCGTGACCTTCCTCTTAAGCCTCGATCTCCAGTACACAAAGGGATTCTCCCCGGAATATGCCGGCCTGGTCCTGATCATCCAGCCGGCGGTCATGGCGCTTTTCTCGCCTGTTGCCGGCCGGCTCTCCGACCGGATCGACCCGCAGATCGTTGCATCGGCCGGCATGGGGCTGGGTGCCATCGGTCTCTTCCTGCTCAGTTTCCTGTCCGCGTCAACGCCCCTCTCGTATATCATCATCTGCCTCGTCATCTTCGGCGCCGGCCTGGGCCTCTTCTCGTCCCCGAACATCAACGCCATCATGAGCGCGGTCGAAAAACGGCAGTATGGCGTTGCGTCCGGCATGAACGGCACCATGCGGGTCATCGGGCAGATGCTCTCGATGGGGATTGCGATGATGATCTTTGCGCTCGTTCTCGGGCGCGTGGAGATCACGCCGGAGTTCTACCCGCAGTTCCTCACCAGCCTCCGGTATGCCTTTGTCCTCTTCACCGTCCTCTGCATCATCGGGATCGGCGCTTCGCTGATGCGGGCAAAGAAGCCGGCATGA
- a CDS encoding serpin family protein translates to MEKEFLPAGILVILIIAALLAAGCTGPIVSPAPSPGETAVVTPSPSPGATTTSGDASSVAEANNRFAYDLYPALAAIPDNANRNLFCSPFSISTALAIAGEGANGKTADEILSVLHLPKDSATRRTGFAGLNARINNASADYTLRTANALWAEKTYEFLPSFTETARQYYSANTTNLDFAAAPEESRSAINQWVLEKTEKKIRDLLPQGSINSLTRLVITNAIYFKGTWARQFDANLTRDAGFTTSTGQITKVRMMQDSGEDAKYWYAETADLQYIELMYSQKTERSLSMVVLLPKGNDLRLAEAALSESNLSALKESAQHRTVEVYFPKFRMETGYELAKPLSAMGMPTAFIPGSADFSGMDGTHELFISNVFHKAYIDVNEEGTEAAAATAVVMQLRGAPSGGKTPVFRADHPFIFLIRNNGSGEILFLGRVSDPAAG, encoded by the coding sequence ATGGAAAAAGAATTCCTCCCCGCAGGGATCCTCGTGATCCTCATCATTGCCGCCCTTCTCGCGGCCGGCTGCACCGGCCCGATCGTTTCCCCTGCCCCGTCCCCCGGGGAGACCGCAGTTGTCACTCCTTCACCATCACCCGGCGCGACCACAACGTCAGGGGATGCCAGCTCGGTTGCCGAAGCAAACAACCGGTTTGCTTATGATCTCTACCCGGCCCTTGCAGCAATACCGGACAATGCCAACAGGAACCTCTTCTGTTCCCCCTTCTCCATCTCAACCGCACTGGCGATAGCCGGTGAAGGGGCGAACGGGAAAACCGCTGATGAGATCCTTTCTGTCCTCCATCTCCCAAAAGATTCTGCCACCCGCCGCACCGGGTTTGCCGGGCTGAATGCCAGGATCAACAATGCCAGTGCCGACTACACGCTCCGGACCGCCAATGCGCTCTGGGCGGAGAAGACCTATGAGTTCCTCCCGTCATTTACCGAAACTGCCCGCCAGTACTATTCTGCAAATACCACAAACCTGGACTTTGCAGCAGCACCGGAGGAATCCCGGTCAGCCATCAACCAGTGGGTTCTGGAGAAGACCGAGAAGAAGATCCGCGACCTCCTGCCGCAGGGAAGCATTAATTCCCTGACCCGTCTCGTCATCACCAACGCGATCTACTTCAAGGGAACCTGGGCCCGGCAGTTCGATGCGAATCTCACGCGGGATGCGGGTTTTACAACATCCACCGGACAGATCACAAAAGTCAGGATGATGCAGGATAGTGGGGAAGACGCGAAATACTGGTATGCGGAGACCGCCGATCTCCAGTACATCGAACTCATGTATTCCCAGAAGACAGAGAGATCACTGTCCATGGTCGTCCTGTTGCCGAAAGGAAATGACCTCCGCCTGGCAGAAGCAGCCCTTTCTGAAAGCAACCTCTCGGCACTCAAAGAGAGCGCACAGCACCGGACGGTGGAGGTGTACTTCCCGAAGTTCCGGATGGAGACAGGATACGAGCTGGCAAAACCCCTGTCTGCCATGGGGATGCCCACGGCGTTCATCCCGGGATCTGCGGATTTCTCCGGCATGGACGGGACGCACGAGCTTTTCATCAGCAATGTCTTCCACAAGGCGTACATTGACGTGAACGAAGAAGGCACCGAGGCTGCAGCGGCAACCGCGGTTGTCATGCAACTCCGGGGGGCGCCTTCCGGTGGCAAAACGCCGGTCTTCCGGGCCGACCACCCGTTCATCTTCCTCATCCGGAACAACGGGAGCGGGGAAATCCTCTTCCTCGGCCGGGTGTCGGACCCGGCTGCCGGATAA
- a CDS encoding STAS domain-containing protein — protein sequence MGLCTVREQGKTLIVSVPESVDHVAALNMEKEFREFVARQPDALLCDLSATKYISSSALRIFLETAKAAKRAGIPFGLFSPTTFVSHIIDVSGFASIFGMYDTEETALRAVSRR from the coding sequence ATGGGTTTGTGTACGGTACGGGAACAGGGCAAAACACTCATCGTCTCCGTTCCTGAATCCGTGGACCATGTCGCGGCCCTGAACATGGAAAAAGAGTTCCGGGAGTTCGTGGCGCGCCAGCCGGATGCCCTTCTCTGTGACCTGTCCGCTACAAAGTACATCTCCAGTTCCGCGCTGCGGATCTTTCTTGAGACAGCAAAGGCGGCAAAACGCGCCGGGATCCCGTTTGGCCTGTTCTCACCCACTACGTTTGTCAGCCACATCATCGACGTCTCCGGGTTCGCATCCATCTTTGGCATGTACGATACAGAAGAAACAGCGCTCCGTGCGGTATCCCGCAGGTAA
- a CDS encoding 5-formyltetrahydrofolate cyclo-ligase, which yields MREEKSRIRQILRERKSAMTPEERLIRSRAICDHLMPHIRDTETVMAYTSKEMEVNTVPIIQGLLDRNVPVVVPIIVKEDVSLRLTYLRDFAALVPSTFGVPEPIGSEIPARGEDVDTIILPMLGFDRTGARIGYGAGYYDRFLEKFPSLRKIGIAFACQEMERLPLDPTDVRMDYIITENGIVYP from the coding sequence ATGCGGGAAGAAAAAAGCAGAATCCGGCAGATCCTGCGGGAACGCAAGAGTGCCATGACCCCGGAGGAACGGCTGATCAGGAGCAGGGCAATCTGCGACCACCTGATGCCCCATATCCGGGACACCGAGACCGTGATGGCCTACACGTCCAAGGAGATGGAGGTCAATACCGTCCCCATCATCCAGGGCCTTCTCGACCGGAACGTACCGGTGGTTGTCCCGATCATTGTCAAAGAGGACGTGAGCCTCCGCCTCACCTACCTGCGGGACTTTGCTGCGCTCGTGCCAAGCACCTTCGGAGTCCCGGAACCTATCGGGAGCGAGATCCCGGCCCGGGGCGAGGACGTTGACACGATCATCCTCCCCATGCTCGGGTTCGACCGCACCGGGGCACGCATCGGGTACGGTGCCGGCTATTACGACCGGTTCCTGGAAAAATTCCCGTCGCTGCGCAAGATCGGGATCGCGTTTGCCTGCCAGGAGATGGAACGGCTCCCGCTGGACCCGACTGATGTCCGCATGGATTACATTATCACCGAGAACGGCATCGTATATCCTTAA
- the fhcD gene encoding formylmethanofuran--tetrahydromethanopterin N-formyltransferase, with protein sequence MKINGTEILDTFAEAFPVWLSRVIITAATQEWAYTTASVATGFATSKIACPCEAGIEREFLSRETPDGRPGVSILICAEKKNMKANVAARISQCVLPAPTARAFDGLPDAPSRFAIRMHYFGDRYEDRCTIGGRSCWKIPVMEGDYIGEERYGTVKGIAGGNFLVMGKDQPSALAAATAAAASIRGMPGIIMSFAGGIVKSGSKVASKNYRFPMPASTNHLFCPTLKGKISDSLVPDGVGSIYEIVMNGTDETAIRDAMRRGITAATQTGMASHIGASNFDGKLGQHRFFLHPLFS encoded by the coding sequence ATGAAGATCAACGGAACGGAGATCCTTGACACGTTTGCCGAAGCGTTCCCCGTCTGGCTATCGCGGGTCATCATTACGGCAGCGACACAAGAATGGGCATACACCACCGCCTCCGTTGCAACCGGTTTTGCCACATCGAAGATCGCCTGTCCCTGCGAGGCAGGGATCGAGCGGGAGTTCCTTTCCCGTGAAACACCGGACGGCAGGCCGGGAGTCTCGATCCTGATCTGTGCCGAGAAGAAGAACATGAAAGCCAATGTGGCTGCCCGGATCTCGCAGTGCGTTCTTCCGGCCCCGACTGCCCGTGCCTTCGATGGCCTGCCCGATGCCCCGTCCCGGTTTGCCATCCGGATGCACTATTTCGGCGACAGGTACGAAGACCGGTGTACCATTGGCGGCAGGAGCTGCTGGAAGATCCCGGTGATGGAAGGGGACTATATCGGCGAGGAGCGGTACGGCACGGTAAAAGGTATTGCCGGCGGGAATTTCCTCGTGATGGGAAAGGACCAGCCCTCTGCCCTTGCCGCGGCAACCGCTGCAGCCGCATCCATCCGGGGGATGCCTGGGATCATCATGAGTTTTGCCGGGGGGATTGTGAAGAGCGGATCGAAAGTGGCAAGTAAAAACTACCGGTTCCCGATGCCGGCCAGCACCAACCACCTGTTCTGTCCCACGCTGAAGGGAAAGATTTCCGATTCGCTGGTCCCTGACGGTGTCGGCTCAATATACGAGATCGTGATGAACGGCACCGACGAGACTGCGATCAGGGATGCCATGAGAAGGGGAATAACCGCCGCAACACAGACCGGGATGGCAAGCCATATCGGCGCATCGAACTTTGACGGGAAGCTCGGCCAGCACCGGTTCTTCCTCCACCCGCTCTTTTCGTAA